The Elaeis guineensis isolate ETL-2024a chromosome 11, EG11, whole genome shotgun sequence genomic interval taaaaagagatcAGTTCTAAATCAGCAACAAACGCATCAAAGAAATACAAATCATAGGATGGAGCAACCGAGTCCCGACGATCaagaaaaccctaaccctagcatCGGACACATCGAATCAATGGGAGAAGGGCTGACCTAGATCGCCGCCGCGCTTGGCCGAGCTGCAGTCAGAATGGCGGGCAGCGACGTCCTCGAAGCGGACCTTGCCAGCGAGAATGTCCTCGCGGTGGCCGCGGAGCTGGCGGACAGCGGCGTCCCTGGTGGTGGCGGAGATGATGCGTCCGTCGGGGTCCTTCCAGGAGGCCTTCCGCCGCGACCCCTCGTGCTTTATCAGGATGTGAGACGCCCTCACGTGCTCCTCTGATGCCATCTTTTCTCCACCCCCTCTCTTCTTTTGGCCTGAAGAGTGTCCGAGTgtgagagagaagagggaggtgGAGGTTCCTACAGTGTTTTTGCCCCCGCCCCCCTATTTTCTTTTTGCCCTTGTCATAAAACCAGCCCGTTTAATTTGGGGTTGGGTTGGCTTGGGCTCTTATCGATTGACCATATTAGCCTTCCATAATGCCCCCTATAGGGTGGGGCGATAGATCGGCATTCCCGAGTACCTCGCCAGAGTCGTGAGCCCCATTTTGCCCGTCCTCAGGTCTTTTTCCTTGGCTGCTGCCGCTGCTGCTCTGTTTTCACTCTCTCCATGGCGATTCCCGGCCCTTACTCCGGCGTCAGCACCCTTGCTTTCGTACGGCTCTCAATCTCTCTTGTCCTTCCTCTTCTTCGTCAATTCCTTCTTCACGCTCGCTTGATCTTCCCCTTTCTCGTTCTAACAGGTGGCTCGTGCCTCGGCCTTTACCTTTGGCGTTGTCTATGggagtatgaagctctcctaTCTCAAGGTATGCTCACTTCCATCCCTTTTATCGATtcaatctttttataattttctgCATGAATCTTGGATATCATTCTTTTGTGATCATTGTTGTCCATTGTCGTCTAATTTTTACTGATTTTATTGTTATCCCTCttgttgtttaaaaaaaaaaaaattgtggaaGTTAGCCCTTCATCTGTTTAGGAAAAGGTATTCAAGTTGAAGCTCTTGACCATTTATCACATTTGAGGTTCTACGTAGACGTGTTAAAGCTCAATTCTAGGTTTTTATCATGGGAGAAAGGATCATTTTATGAaaagaattattattgaaatatcaCAATATACTTCAAATAACTCCATTTAATGACATGAATAGATTTTAAGGAGGTATAATAACGCTATCGACCAAACAAAAGGTTAGGGGTTTTGATTCTAGCTTTAGTTGTTATTTTGATGTATCTTTTAAGGACTAGGTTTTGTACGGATATTTGGATCCGGATTCGAAATATCCTTGATATCTATATCTGTATTGAAATCTAATCTGATACAAAAAATTGTAtttgaatctgatttgaataGGATGCAAAAATGGATATGGTTGTAAAATATCCGACCTGTTTTCAACTTGAGTCGAATAATAATGGAATGTGAAGAAATCATTAGATGTTTCTTAATAAAAAAAAGGTGTCCCAATGCACGAGGCTCCTACTATGGTGGGTTCCAAGGAAAGGCTGTTTCCATGTTTCAAACCCTGGACACCCATGTCAGGCCCTCTCTCTACTGGATGCCTTTTCGTATGGGCCATAAAACATTATATTTCAGCTATTCGTTGTGCCAAGGATTTGTGCTGCATGTGGAAAAATACACTATGCAGTGTTTTTTGGGTTAATTCTGATTGTTTACATATCGTTTGAAGAAAATATACATTGTTCTTTTGTGGGAGTtgtttcatttcttttctttttttttctttttggatagagTGTAGATTGATATTTTCATTCTTGATTCACTCTTTTACAATATTagcaaattattaagcaataacCTAGATTATTGTGACAATATCTTTCTTCATTAAGTTATGACTATTCAAGTGGCTTTTTGTTATTATATCACTTTTGAGACATCTTGCTTGATTTAGGGCTGATACATATTATGCTTTTGCTTGAGTTTGCATTTTGTTATGTAATCTCTTAGGAACCTGTTGATACTGGGATAGTACATGATGTTTCTTAATTTTGATCATGAGGAGATAATGAATGTATGTAATAGATATCACATTAGTTAGTTTAAATATTTAAGGTTTCAGAATGACGTGTTGCTAATACAAGCAAAATTTCATTTCTTATAGTAGGGTTGTAAAGGAGAGTTTGGGTGCTGCAGTTGAATGATGTCAATTTGTAAAAACTGAGCTAACAGTCCTTCAAACTTTGTCAATAGACCTGTTTGCAGTTGATCTTAAACTGAGGGTAGGGTTGTGCTGCAAAATAGAAGAAGCCATGAGACCTACATAACTCCATTCACAGTTTATATACTTTGTCTAGAAGCTATCATAGAAAGATTTTTTTGTTTATGTTTATAGAGGGGTGAGTATTATCTGCATTCTTTAGGCTAGATAAGAGTTTTCAAGTCTAACACAACATTTTAGCAAAAGTTTTATCGATTCTATCATATTAGAAGGCAGTCAGTCTAACAAATTATTAGTTATATGCCTACACCTGAACATATTTACAGCCACATATTTAGATCTGTCTTTGTGTCCAATTTTTGTCAAACTCTTTGAGACACTTGAACACTTAACACGATGTCATGTCTCCAGATAATGTTGCCTACTACTCTCATTTTGTGCGATCATGTCTACGTTCAAATAATGGAATTTTTTTATAGGATCCATTCTTCTTGTATAACCATATAGAAGAATCAataaatgaaaaattatttatttgttATCCTTAAGTTCTGGTATCTCCAGCTTTTAGGAGTTCCTTCAATTGTTTTATATGTCATGTTTATGATCAATCATTTAGCAATGTAGACCACCTTATGTAGCTAACTGAGACATTCTTGAGCTGACAATGGAGCTATCAAGCTACTGAGATCCTGATTCCCACTCTTGTGGAAAGAAAGCACTGTTTTTTCTTTCCATTCTCCTCCACTTTCAGTCTTCTAGTGTTTATTCTATTTTCTGAGGATACTCTTTCTCTGTCTTTTCTCTCTTCACTTTTTTGGCTTGTTGATAAAGCACAGTAGAAATTTATATCTCCATTCTTCTTGTGGCAATCCCTTCTTCCTAAAGTTCAATAAAGCTTGCTTCTCTCCAATAAATGTCCACATTTATGTTCTAGAACAAATGGAGCTTGATTTCTGACAAAATATAATAGTTATTGAAAGAGATTGCGGATGCAATATTAAGTGACAGCGCAGAGCAAGATGCAGCACCCAAGATCAAAAATTTCTGCTGCTAGTTTTCTCACCAATGAGGAGGATATGTTTTGGACATGAAGGATCATAATCCAGTCAGCTTATTAGATGGGAATTGTGAAATCTTAGTTGGTCTTAATAGAGAGGATGGATGCGAACTTTAAGAACCTACTTTCTGTTGGTCAATATGTATCATTAGAAACTCAATATGTGAAGTTGAAAGCTTGTTTCCACTATGAGGGTGGCCGCAAAGAAACTTATGGCAGTTTGAATTGGAAGTGCTTTTAATATGTTATAGCAAAACAAATTTGGTTCTAGTGAAAGTTTGTCCATAATGGAGAAACAGATAGACTACAATGGTTCAAATGGGAGGTATCATAGAATCGGAGGctaatcactttttcattttttttcatcacaatgtgattattcAGCATAGAGGCAATAGTATCATAAGTTGCCATATTCTTCTTTTGACAAAACAGTTTATGCTTTCAAGTGCATGAACACCTAAATGTTAGAAGACATGAATCCCATGGCATCACACAAGATCCAAGTATTCAAATGGACTAGTTTTCAAGTGAGAACCTTGTCTAATTTCGCTGCATAAGGGAGGATCCATGTGGACAATAGATGTGTTCTCTACTGTGGTGAAGATGAGGAGACACACAGAAAGCTATTGGTTTGTGGTTGACACTTCTATCCACACTTTATGTTGTAAATTTAGGAATTAAATGTAATGTGGAAGCAATGCTTCCTGACGTGGCAGATTACTGTAAACAAGTGGAACTGCATGTCGACAGGTATATCAGGAAAAGAAAAAGCAGGCTTTATTGGATGGGGGTTTTGTAAAGCTATTTGCAGACTAACATATGTAATCATAACAATTACTGCAGTCTTCAAGAACATGAAATATGACTGGAAAGGGAATGCCTTATTGATGATTTGTACTA includes:
- the LOC105054412 gene encoding peptidyl-prolyl cis-trans isomerase Pin1 codes for the protein MASEEHVRASHILIKHEGSRRKASWKDPDGRIISATTRDAAVRQLRGHREDILAGKVRFEDVAARHSDCSSAKRGGDLGRFGRGQMQKPFEEATFALKVGEMSDIVDTDSGVHIILRTG